The genomic segment GATCCGGTCGGACGACGGCACGATCCCCAACATCCGTCTGCTCGACCCGAACGTGTTGAGCTCGACCTTCACGCAGCGGGTCGGCCGGGAGAACTTCTACGGGTTCCCGGACAAGCTCGACGTCGACCGTTACACGGTGGACGGCAAGGAGCAGGCGTACATCGTCGCCGCGAAGGAGATCAAGACCAGCGGCCTCGCGGAGAACCAGCAGACCTGGATCAACCGCCACCTGGTGTACACGCACGGCAACGGGTTCGTGGCCGCGCCGGGCAACACCATCGACCGGGCGTTGGAAGACGCCAACAGCGACGGCGGCTACCCGCTGGCCCGCACGAGCGACACCCAGAACCCCGAGGGGTCCGGGATCCGGGTCGACGAGCCCCGCATCTACTACGGCGAGCTGGCCACCGACTACGCGATCGTGGGCGGTACGCCGGGGCAGGCACCGGGTGAGTACGACACCGCGACCGACCGGAGCTACCTCTACAAGGGCAAGGGTGGCGTGCCGATCGACAACCTGTTCAACAGGTTGGTGTTCGCGGCGCAGTACGGGGAGCGGAACATTCTGTTCTCCGACCAGATCAGCGACGGCGCCAAGATCATGTACAACCGCGACCCCAGGGAGCGGGTGGAGAAGGTCGCGCCGTGGCTGACCGTGGACGGCGACCCGTACCCGGCGGTGATCGACGGACGCATCAAGTGGATCGTCGACGGCTACACGACGCTGAACAACTACCCGTACTCGCAGCAGACGTCGTTGGGTGGCGCCACGGAGGACTCGCTCACCGGCGTGGCACGTCAGCAGGACAACCGGATCAACTACATCCGTAACTCCGTCAAGGCCACCGTCGACGCGTTCGACGGCACCGTGACGATGTACGAGATGGACAAGAACGACCCGGTGCTGAAGACGTGGATGAAGACCTTCCCGGGCCTGGTCCAGCCGCAGGAGAAGATCACCGACGAGCTGCGTGCGCACTTCCGGTACCCGGAGGACATCTTCAAGGTGCAGCGCGAGCTGCTCACGAAGTACCACGTGAAGGACGCACAGGAGTTCTACTCGACCCAGACCTTCTGGAACGTGCCGCAGGACCCGACGCAGGAAGGCGGCCTCGACCCGAACTCCGACGCGGCGAACCAGCCGCCGTACTACATCTACGCGCAGGCGCCGGGGCAGAACGAGCCGACGTTCCAGATCACGAGCGCGTTGACTCCGTTGGCGCGGCAGTATCTGGCGGCCTGGGTGACCGTGTCCTCCGATCCGGAGACCTACGGCAAGATGACGGTGCTGAAGCTGCCCACGGGCGGTGGGCAGCAACTGGAAGGCCCGGTGCAGGTCCAGAACGCCTTCCAGAGCAACCCGAAGTTCACTCAGGTCCGGACGTTGCTGGGTAATCAGAGCGTCGACATCATCTACGGCAACCTGCTCACGCTGCCGGTCGCGGGTGGATTCCTCTACGTCGAACCGGTCTACATCCAACAGCGCAACGCGCAGAGCTATCCGCAGCTCGCTCGCGTTCTGGTGTCGTACGGCGGTCGCATCGGGGTGGCCTCGACGCTGAACGAAGCGCTCGACGAGGTGTTCGGCGAGGGCACCGGTGAGGCGGCCACAGGCCCGGCTGAGGACGGACAGGACGGCAGCGACGGCTCGGACGGATCCGACAACCAGCAGCAGCCGCCGCCGAGTCCCGACGACGACCAGCAGGCGACACCGCCGGCGACCGGTGGCAGTGGCGATGCCGACGTCGACAAGGCCGTCGCCGACATCCAGTCGGCGCTGGAGAAGCTGAGGCAGGCGCAGCAGTCGGGTGACTTCGCGGCTCAGGGTGAGGCGCTCAAGGAGCTTGACGCGGCCGCCGCGCGCTACGAGGACCTCACAGGGCCAGGAAACTGATCATGTGATCTAGGGAACACCCACTTTGCGTCAGGGCATCACTCTGACGTAAGGTGGGTGTTACCGAAGAGGTGAGAGCCACGGCCGACACACTCCGGGACCCCCCGAAAATCGGGGGAAACGGATGTGCTAGAGTGGAAATCACAACGACGCGGGGTGGAGCAGCTCGGTAGCTCGCTGGGCTCATAACCCAGAGGTCGCAGGTTCGAATCCTGTCCCCGCTACCACCAGACGAAGGCCCGGATCAATGATCCGGGCCTTCGTCGTGTGTTCACCTCGGTGCGCAGGGTGAATCGGCAGTTCCATTGTGGACCTCACCCTTGACCACTGTGGACAGATGTCGATTTTCATGGCACGGTAGGAGGCGTGTCCGATTTGAACGCAACTGCCGCAGCACTGCTTGGTTTGCTCCACGACGGTCCCGCTACCGGTGGCGAACTCGTCGCGGCGGCTGAGGAACGATTCGGCACGTTCTTCAGCGTCACGAGGAGTCAGGTCTACCGAGAGCTGCCCGCCCTGCACAAGGAGGGCTACGTCCGGCTGGGCAAGCAGGGGCCCCGGTCGAGCCAGCAGTACGTCCTCACCGCCGCAGGCAAGAAGGCCTTCAAGGCGTGGCTGATGACCGCGTCCTCGCCCGACCACCTGCGCAGCCCGCTGATCCTCCGGTTGGTCAACTCGGGTGTGCTGACGCCGAAGCAGCGCGCCAACCTCTTCGAGTCGGCCCGCGAGACCTACAAGGCCGAGCTCGACGAGGCCAGGGCCGCGGTGAAGGCCGCGACCGACCCCGTGGAGAAGGCGGTCGCCGAGTTCGGGCAGGCGCACGCCAGGGCGGCGCTGAAGCTGCTCGACGCCGTGTCCTCCGCCTGACCGGCCTGACGGCCGTGGTGCGGCGGCACACCGGAAACGACGAGAACGGCGAGTCGAAGCGACCGCCCGGGTAGCGGTCGCTCGATTTGCCGTAACCTTGTGTTTCGTGAGTGTCGACTTCGAAGCTGCGCTGAATGACCTCGGCGGCAAGCTGGCCCAGATCGAGGCCGTGATGGATCTGGATTCGCTCCGCAAGGAGGTCGCCGAGCTGGAGGAGGAAGCCGCCCGCCCGGACCTCTGGAACGATCCGGAGGTCGCGCAGAAGGTGACCAGCCAGCTGTCCCACAAGCAGGCGTCGCTGCGCAAGGTCAGCGAACTGCGCCAGCGCGTCGACGACCTCGCCGTGCTGCACGAGCTGGCGGAGGCGGAGGGCGACGCGGCCAGCCGTTCCGAGGCGGAAGCGGAGCTCGAAGGCCTGTCGCGGGACATCGACGCGCTCGAAGTGCGGACGCTCCTCTCCGGTGAGTACGACGAGCGCAACGCCGTCGTGACCATCCGCTCCGAGGCGGGCGGCGTGGACGCGGCCGACTGGGCCGAGATGCTGCTCCGCATGTACCTGCGGTGGGCCGAGCGGCACAACTACCCGACCGAGGTGTACGACATCTCGTACGCCGAGGAGGCGGGCATCAGGTCGGCCACCTTCAAGGTCAGCGGGCCCTACCTCTACGGGACGCTTTCGGTCGAGCAGGGCACCCACCGGCTCGTCCGGATCTCCCCGTTCGACAACCAGAGCCGGCGCCAGACGTCGTTCGCTCACGTCGAGGTCCTCCCCGAGGTCGAGGAGGTCGACCACGTCGAGATTCCCGAGAAGGACATCCGCGTGGACGTCTACCGCTCGTCGGGCCCGGGTGGGCAGAGCGTGAACACCACCGACTC from the Saccharomonospora azurea NA-128 genome contains:
- a CDS encoding UPF0182 family protein, whose amino-acid sequence is MATRPPASLPKLSRRARVLLIIAAVIVLMLLLGARLLDTYVDWLWYGEVEARGVFTTVLLTRVALFFGTGVLVGGLLGLSLWLAYRTRPVFVPVSSTDDPLARYRTVIAARTKTFGIGIPVVTGLIAGASGQSNWEVVQMWLNGTEFGKPDPVFGKDAGFYTFDLPFYGWLLGWVFVALIVSFFGAAITHYLFGGIRLAGRGGQVSSAARVHLLVLIGVFVLFKALEYFLDRYELLQAGRNDLFTGAAYTDLHAAMPAKLILLCISVLCAIAFFAGAFLRNIQLPAIALVLLLLSGLILGVAWPAVLEQFSVRPNANEKEAQSIEHNMEATKFAYQLDTESVDMRDDYTGNTTASPEEIRSDDGTIPNIRLLDPNVLSSTFTQRVGRENFYGFPDKLDVDRYTVDGKEQAYIVAAKEIKTSGLAENQQTWINRHLVYTHGNGFVAAPGNTIDRALEDANSDGGYPLARTSDTQNPEGSGIRVDEPRIYYGELATDYAIVGGTPGQAPGEYDTATDRSYLYKGKGGVPIDNLFNRLVFAAQYGERNILFSDQISDGAKIMYNRDPRERVEKVAPWLTVDGDPYPAVIDGRIKWIVDGYTTLNNYPYSQQTSLGGATEDSLTGVARQQDNRINYIRNSVKATVDAFDGTVTMYEMDKNDPVLKTWMKTFPGLVQPQEKITDELRAHFRYPEDIFKVQRELLTKYHVKDAQEFYSTQTFWNVPQDPTQEGGLDPNSDAANQPPYYIYAQAPGQNEPTFQITSALTPLARQYLAAWVTVSSDPETYGKMTVLKLPTGGGQQLEGPVQVQNAFQSNPKFTQVRTLLGNQSVDIIYGNLLTLPVAGGFLYVEPVYIQQRNAQSYPQLARVLVSYGGRIGVASTLNEALDEVFGEGTGEAATGPAEDGQDGSDGSDGSDNQQQPPPSPDDDQQATPPATGGSGDADVDKAVADIQSALEKLRQAQQSGDFAAQGEALKELDAAAARYEDLTGPGN
- a CDS encoding PadR family transcriptional regulator yields the protein MSDLNATAAALLGLLHDGPATGGELVAAAEERFGTFFSVTRSQVYRELPALHKEGYVRLGKQGPRSSQQYVLTAAGKKAFKAWLMTASSPDHLRSPLILRLVNSGVLTPKQRANLFESARETYKAELDEARAAVKAATDPVEKAVAEFGQAHARAALKLLDAVSSA
- the prfB gene encoding peptide chain release factor 2; amino-acid sequence: MSVDFEAALNDLGGKLAQIEAVMDLDSLRKEVAELEEEAARPDLWNDPEVAQKVTSQLSHKQASLRKVSELRQRVDDLAVLHELAEAEGDAASRSEAEAELEGLSRDIDALEVRTLLSGEYDERNAVVTIRSEAGGVDAADWAEMLLRMYLRWAERHNYPTEVYDISYAEEAGIRSATFKVSGPYLYGTLSVEQGTHRLVRISPFDNQSRRQTSFAHVEVLPEVEEVDHVEIPEKDIRVDVYRSSGPGGQSVNTTDSAVRITHLPTGIVVSCQNEKSQLQNKASAMKVLQAKLLQRKKEEERKELDALRDSGSSWGNQMRSYVLHPYQLVKDLRTEHEVGNPAAVLDGELDSFLEAGIRWRKQQAEAA